A single genomic interval of Juglans regia cultivar Chandler chromosome 1, Walnut 2.0, whole genome shotgun sequence harbors:
- the LOC109012636 gene encoding N-acetyltransferase 9-like protein, translating into MSDSTCAAIDMLNTYPLLHFALEKNGTSFSENKHGLFPKEQTVLTTRRSDVSLSTWGKDLEQSAVAQQRNPREGEMEKKSVSLEGKKVIMVPYMEAHVPKYHEWMQDPALLQATGSEPLTLDQEFQMQLSWTQDPHKKTFIVLDKEMVVGDFIHGDPHVEAMIGDVNLYMNDLDDPHMAEIEIMIAEPKSRGKGLGKECVLIMMAFAVENLEICIFRAKIGESNGTSLALFKKLGFKETSYSEIFKEVTLELQVTKPKQEELLHLLGSVLTHA; encoded by the exons ATGTCAGACTCCACATGTGCTGCCATTGATATGCTTAACACCTACCCTTTGCTGCACTTTGCCCTA GAGAAAAACGGGACGTCGTTCTCTGAGAACAAGCATGGTCTTTTTCCGAAAGAACAAACAGTTCTAACGACAAGGCGCTCAGATGTCTCGCTTTCTACGTGGGGCAAGGACCTTGAGCAGTCAGCAGTAGCACAGCAGAGAAACccaagagagggagagatggagAAAAAGAGCGTGAGTTTGGAGGGGAAGAAGGTCATAATGGTACCGTACATGGAGGCACATGTACCTAAGTACCATGAGTGGATGCAAGACCCTGCTCTCCTTCAAGCCACCGGCTCTGAGCCCCTCACACTTGACCAGGAGTTCCAAATGCAGCTCTCCTGGACCCAAGACCCCcaca AGAAGACTTTCATTGTATTGGATAAGGAGATGGTTGTTGGCGACTTCATTCATGGGGACCCCCATGTTGAAG CCATGATTGGTGATGTGAACCTATACATGAACGATTTGGATGATCCCCACATGGCAGAGATTGAAATAATGATAGCTGAACCCAAAAG CCGGGGTAAAGGACTTGGAAAGGAATGTGTCTTGATAATGATGGCATTTGCAGTTGAGAACTTAGAGATCTGTATCTTCCGCGCAAAAATTGGAGAATCAAATGGAACGTCTCTTGCCTTGTTCAAGAaattg GGATTTAAAGAGACTTCTTATAGTGAAATATTTAAAGAG GTGACTTTGGAGTTACAAGTAACCAAGCCCAAGCAAGAAGAGCTGCTACATTTGCTGGGTTCTGTCCTTACACATGCGTAG
- the LOC109012632 gene encoding transmembrane protein 230-like, with protein MASRRHVQYNALPTDEDDNYDDIARRQYDARFDYTPKALDKIPWKSIALALFLLFLGSVLLFLSYFIFTGHMGGEHSQAFGLLALGIISFLPGFYETRIAYYAWRNAKGYRFASIPDY; from the exons ATGGCATCAAGACGCCATGTTCAGTACAATGCTCTCCCTACCGATGAAGATGATAATTATGATGATATTGCGAGAAGACAGTACGACGCTCGGTTTGACTATACACCCAAAGCCTTGGATAAAATCCCATGGAAATCCATTGCCCTTGCCCTCTTCCTGCTGTTTCTTGGATCAGTGCTTCTCTTCCTTTCATATTTCATCTTCACAGGTCACATGGGAGGGGAGCACTCCCAGGCCTTCGGCCTTTTGGCCTTAGGAATTATCTCCTTCCTCCCAG GCTTTTATGAGACTCGAATTGCATATTATGCATGGAGGAATGCCAAAGGATATCGGTTTGCTTCCATTCCTGATTATTAA